Proteins from a genomic interval of Diceros bicornis minor isolate mBicDic1 chromosome 34, mDicBic1.mat.cur, whole genome shotgun sequence:
- the ETV2 gene encoding ETS translocation variant 2 isoform X2: MDLWNWDEASPQEVPRGSRLSGLEGAELGFYFPEPALQEATLTVETCWKGLPQLDWGSALPHPEAPWEAEHAPQALSWSGDWTDLAHTGSDPWSRVPRAAGPPHPGLGPTPVAGSEGAAGQNCSPPAGGAGSWWRVQAAASSTSWDCSVGSDGAASWGQGPGEEPRADYTLSWGGPAGSDHTTSWDLGLHTDCTTASKGYQSSHLTTPSEPSQQSDRATLAYYPKTNPRGPIQLWQFLLELLQDGARSSCIRWTGNSREFQLCDPKEVARLWGERKRKPGMNYEKLSRGLRYYYRRDIVRKSGGRKYTYRFGGRVPGLAYPDCPGDGQGAATQ, from the exons ATGGACCTGTGGAACTGGGATGAAGCATCACCACAGGAAGTGCCCCGGGGGAGCAGGCTGTCGGGGCTGG AAGGAGCGGAGCTGGGCTTCTATTTCCCTGAACCGGCGCTCCAAGAGGCCACGCTGACAGTGGAGACCTGCTGGAAAG GGCTCCCACAGCTGGACTGGGGCTCCGCATTACCGCACCCAGAAGCCCCATGGGAGGCGG AGCACGCCCCTCAGGCTCTTTCTTGGTCGGGAGATTGGACAGACCTGGCGCACACGGGCTCGGACCCTTGGAGCCGCGTCCCCCGGGCCGCGGGCCCCCCCCATCctggcctgggccccacccctgtcGCTGGTTCCGAAGGGGCGGCGGGCCAAAACTGCAGCCCCCCGGCCGGAGGGGCCGGCTCGTGGTGGCGCGTCCAGGCCGCCGCCAGCTCCACCAGCTGGGACTGTTCTGTGGGCTCCGACGGCGCCGCCTCCTGGGGCCAGGGCCCCGGCGAGGAGCCGCGCGCCGACTACACCCTTTCGTGGGGCGGGCCTGCGGGCTCGGACCACACCACCTCCTGGGATTTGGGGCTGCACACGGATTGCACCACCGCTTCGAAGGGGTACCAGAGTTCACATCTCACCACTCCCTCCGAACCCAGCCAGCAGTCGGACCGCGCAACTTTGGCTTATTACCCCAAAACTAACCCCCGAG GTCCCATTCAGCTGTGGCAGTTCCTCCTGGAGCTGCTCCAAGACGGGGCGCGTAGCAGCTGCATCCGCTGGACGGGCAACAGCCGCGAGTTCCAGCTGTGCGACCCCAAAGAG GTGGCGCGGCTGTGGGGCGAGCGCAAGAGGAAGCCGGGCATGAATTACGAGAAGCTGAGCCGAGGCCTGCGCTACTACTACCGCCGCGACATCGTGCGCAAGAGCGGTGGGCGCAAGTACACGTATCGCTTCGGTGGCCGCGTGCCCGGCCTAGCTTATCCCGACTGCCCGGGGGACGGACAGGGAGCAGCGACCCAATAA
- the ETV2 gene encoding ETS translocation variant 2 isoform X4, with amino-acid sequence MDLWNWDEASPQEVPRGSRLSGLEGAELGFYFPEPALQEATLTVETCWKGCCGVGPVRAGEEEHAPQALSWSGDWTDLAHTGSDPWSRVPRAAGPPHPGLGPTPVAGSEGAAGQNCSPPAGGAGSWWRVQAAASSTSWDCSVGSDGAASWGQGPGEEPRADYTLSWGGPAGSDHTTSWDLGLHTDCTTASKGYQSSHLTTPSEPSQQSDRATLAYYPKTNPRGPIQLWQFLLELLQDGARSSCIRWTGNSREFQLCDPKEVARLWGERKRKPGMNYEKLSRGLRYYYRRDIVRKSGGRKYTYRFGGRVPGLAYPDCPGDGQGAATQ; translated from the exons ATGGACCTGTGGAACTGGGATGAAGCATCACCACAGGAAGTGCCCCGGGGGAGCAGGCTGTCGGGGCTGG AAGGAGCGGAGCTGGGCTTCTATTTCCCTGAACCGGCGCTCCAAGAGGCCACGCTGACAGTGGAGACCTGCTGGAAAGGTTGCTGTGGGGTGGGACCCGTGAGAGCTGGGGAAGAAG AGCACGCCCCTCAGGCTCTTTCTTGGTCGGGAGATTGGACAGACCTGGCGCACACGGGCTCGGACCCTTGGAGCCGCGTCCCCCGGGCCGCGGGCCCCCCCCATCctggcctgggccccacccctgtcGCTGGTTCCGAAGGGGCGGCGGGCCAAAACTGCAGCCCCCCGGCCGGAGGGGCCGGCTCGTGGTGGCGCGTCCAGGCCGCCGCCAGCTCCACCAGCTGGGACTGTTCTGTGGGCTCCGACGGCGCCGCCTCCTGGGGCCAGGGCCCCGGCGAGGAGCCGCGCGCCGACTACACCCTTTCGTGGGGCGGGCCTGCGGGCTCGGACCACACCACCTCCTGGGATTTGGGGCTGCACACGGATTGCACCACCGCTTCGAAGGGGTACCAGAGTTCACATCTCACCACTCCCTCCGAACCCAGCCAGCAGTCGGACCGCGCAACTTTGGCTTATTACCCCAAAACTAACCCCCGAG GTCCCATTCAGCTGTGGCAGTTCCTCCTGGAGCTGCTCCAAGACGGGGCGCGTAGCAGCTGCATCCGCTGGACGGGCAACAGCCGCGAGTTCCAGCTGTGCGACCCCAAAGAG GTGGCGCGGCTGTGGGGCGAGCGCAAGAGGAAGCCGGGCATGAATTACGAGAAGCTGAGCCGAGGCCTGCGCTACTACTACCGCCGCGACATCGTGCGCAAGAGCGGTGGGCGCAAGTACACGTATCGCTTCGGTGGCCGCGTGCCCGGCCTAGCTTATCCCGACTGCCCGGGGGACGGACAGGGAGCAGCGACCCAATAA
- the ETV2 gene encoding ETS translocation variant 2 isoform X1, protein MDLWNWDEASPQEVPRGSRLSGLEGAELGFYFPEPALQEATLTVETCWKGCCGVGPVRAGEEGLPQLDWGSALPHPEAPWEAEHAPQALSWSGDWTDLAHTGSDPWSRVPRAAGPPHPGLGPTPVAGSEGAAGQNCSPPAGGAGSWWRVQAAASSTSWDCSVGSDGAASWGQGPGEEPRADYTLSWGGPAGSDHTTSWDLGLHTDCTTASKGYQSSHLTTPSEPSQQSDRATLAYYPKTNPRGPIQLWQFLLELLQDGARSSCIRWTGNSREFQLCDPKEVARLWGERKRKPGMNYEKLSRGLRYYYRRDIVRKSGGRKYTYRFGGRVPGLAYPDCPGDGQGAATQ, encoded by the exons ATGGACCTGTGGAACTGGGATGAAGCATCACCACAGGAAGTGCCCCGGGGGAGCAGGCTGTCGGGGCTGG AAGGAGCGGAGCTGGGCTTCTATTTCCCTGAACCGGCGCTCCAAGAGGCCACGCTGACAGTGGAGACCTGCTGGAAAGGTTGCTGTGGGGTGGGACCCGTGAGAGCTGGGGAAGAAG GGCTCCCACAGCTGGACTGGGGCTCCGCATTACCGCACCCAGAAGCCCCATGGGAGGCGG AGCACGCCCCTCAGGCTCTTTCTTGGTCGGGAGATTGGACAGACCTGGCGCACACGGGCTCGGACCCTTGGAGCCGCGTCCCCCGGGCCGCGGGCCCCCCCCATCctggcctgggccccacccctgtcGCTGGTTCCGAAGGGGCGGCGGGCCAAAACTGCAGCCCCCCGGCCGGAGGGGCCGGCTCGTGGTGGCGCGTCCAGGCCGCCGCCAGCTCCACCAGCTGGGACTGTTCTGTGGGCTCCGACGGCGCCGCCTCCTGGGGCCAGGGCCCCGGCGAGGAGCCGCGCGCCGACTACACCCTTTCGTGGGGCGGGCCTGCGGGCTCGGACCACACCACCTCCTGGGATTTGGGGCTGCACACGGATTGCACCACCGCTTCGAAGGGGTACCAGAGTTCACATCTCACCACTCCCTCCGAACCCAGCCAGCAGTCGGACCGCGCAACTTTGGCTTATTACCCCAAAACTAACCCCCGAG GTCCCATTCAGCTGTGGCAGTTCCTCCTGGAGCTGCTCCAAGACGGGGCGCGTAGCAGCTGCATCCGCTGGACGGGCAACAGCCGCGAGTTCCAGCTGTGCGACCCCAAAGAG GTGGCGCGGCTGTGGGGCGAGCGCAAGAGGAAGCCGGGCATGAATTACGAGAAGCTGAGCCGAGGCCTGCGCTACTACTACCGCCGCGACATCGTGCGCAAGAGCGGTGGGCGCAAGTACACGTATCGCTTCGGTGGCCGCGTGCCCGGCCTAGCTTATCCCGACTGCCCGGGGGACGGACAGGGAGCAGCGACCCAATAA
- the ETV2 gene encoding ETS translocation variant 2 isoform X3, whose translation MDLWNWDEASPQEVPRGSRLSGLEGAELGFYFPEPALQEATLTVETCWKGCCGVGPVRAGEEGLPQLDWGSALPHPEAPWEAEHAPQALSWSGDWTDLAHTGSDPWSRVPRAAGPPHPGLGPTPVAGSEGAAGQNCSPPAGGAGSWWRVQAAASSTSWDCSVGSDGAASWGQGPGEEPRADYTLSWGGPAGSDHTTSWDLGLHTDCTTASKGYQSSHLTTPSEPSQQSDRATLAYYPKTNPRGSKGRGPRLLDQVKGKRWGSGCLSLRDEAAKLLNLRDEGPGCLGPLYGGIWTPGSPLGKTWTFLGLSREPGILGHRSDTVWGQEA comes from the exons ATGGACCTGTGGAACTGGGATGAAGCATCACCACAGGAAGTGCCCCGGGGGAGCAGGCTGTCGGGGCTGG AAGGAGCGGAGCTGGGCTTCTATTTCCCTGAACCGGCGCTCCAAGAGGCCACGCTGACAGTGGAGACCTGCTGGAAAGGTTGCTGTGGGGTGGGACCCGTGAGAGCTGGGGAAGAAG GGCTCCCACAGCTGGACTGGGGCTCCGCATTACCGCACCCAGAAGCCCCATGGGAGGCGG AGCACGCCCCTCAGGCTCTTTCTTGGTCGGGAGATTGGACAGACCTGGCGCACACGGGCTCGGACCCTTGGAGCCGCGTCCCCCGGGCCGCGGGCCCCCCCCATCctggcctgggccccacccctgtcGCTGGTTCCGAAGGGGCGGCGGGCCAAAACTGCAGCCCCCCGGCCGGAGGGGCCGGCTCGTGGTGGCGCGTCCAGGCCGCCGCCAGCTCCACCAGCTGGGACTGTTCTGTGGGCTCCGACGGCGCCGCCTCCTGGGGCCAGGGCCCCGGCGAGGAGCCGCGCGCCGACTACACCCTTTCGTGGGGCGGGCCTGCGGGCTCGGACCACACCACCTCCTGGGATTTGGGGCTGCACACGGATTGCACCACCGCTTCGAAGGGGTACCAGAGTTCACATCTCACCACTCCCTCCGAACCCAGCCAGCAGTCGGACCGCGCAACTTTGGCTTATTACCCCAAAACTAACCCCCGAG GGAGTAAGGGACGAGGACCTAGGCTCCTGGATCAGGTGAAAGGAAAGAGATGGGGATCTGGATGCCTGAGTCTCCGAGATGAGGCAGCCAAACTCCTCAATCTCCGAGATGAGGGTCCCGGATGCCTGGGTCCCTTATATGGAGGCATCTGGACTCCTGGGTCCCCACTAGGAAAGACCTGGACCTTCCTTGGACTTTCGAGGGAGCCCGGAATCCTGGGTCATCGAAGCGACACGGTCTGGGGCCAGGAAGCCTGA